Within the Rhodopirellula bahusiensis genome, the region TCATGTGCTCGCCAAAAACTTGCAATTGAGGCGACGCATCAGGTGAAAATCGAGTGGCCACGTTGACCAACTGCCCGACGTTCACCCTGGTAAATGCGTCAAGTACAAACTGAATTTGGCAAACGGCTATTCCCGATTTGTTGCACCAGGGAACAAAACGGCGGCTGAGCGAGGAAAATTTGCAGTCGATTCGGTGCAAGCCCTCACCGCAGCAAGAGTGGCTCGGTGCGGCCTCAAGTCAGAAGACGCGAAGGCGACGGATCAAAACCTGATCCGCAGAGGGAGTGGAGTGATTGAGAACGACGCAATCAATCCAAGTGAGCAGCGCCCACGCTAGATCCGATGGGCGGTTGCGAAGCGAGGTCGATCGTTGTTGCACCGTCGAACTCTCCGATGTTCCCGTGTGTCGCTGTCGTTGGAGACACGCCGGAAGAAATCGCCGCGTGATGCGGCAACCGAAATCATGCCAGAGTGCGTGCCGGCAATTGATGGGCGGGTGTGCCGTCGATGAAGAAGCCAGGTCAAAGCTCGACGAGGCTTTTTAACCTGTCCCGCTTTCTGTCCCGACTTTGCCGCAGAGCCTACTTTTCCCCGAGAAATACGGCCCTGGTCGAATCCTGTCGGGGGTACTCAAAACAGCTTTGCTATTCTTTGTTGACTCATCGATTGCGGTGCGAAAGCCATTGGGCGTGCGAATCATTGCCACCAAGTTTTTAGGGAATCGATACCCAAAAACTCTTGTTCGAATGAGCAACGACCATGGGACGCATCTGAAAGGCAATGCCGCAGTACCGGCTCGAAGTTTCTGGACAGGCCGTCGCCACACTCAGTGGCAGGACGTACTACCTGGGTGAGCACAACTCACCGGAGAAGCGAGGGCAAACGACCGCACCCGAGCCGAAGAAGCAGCAGCAACCAGTCGACCTCACTATCGTTCGGGCCACTGCGGAGTCTCTCTCTCCGACCGTTGTTGCGACGGTCCGTGTTCAGGTCGCAGCAGGCGCCCGCCCATAGGAGATCTGCCGAATTTGCCCGATGGATATCGATCGACTAGGCGAAGATTGGATCCATGGTCCACCGGAACACAAGACGGCAGGCATGAAATCGACAAAGCAATCCCGACCGTCGGCGACGCAAGAGATGCACTGACACCCTACCTGTCAGGTTATGGCCGAATGAGCGACGTGCCGTGCGGCGAGCTGCTACCAGGATGCGCGCGATGGCTGCGGCAAGCCCATTTCAGAGTGGCCAGCTTTGCCAACAGCGGCTTTTGAACACAAGCTTCACCGATCTATCAGCGTAAATTTGAATCCGGGCTGAAACCCATTACGCTGAACAAAAGGAACGAAAGAAGGTTGAAAACCAGGAGCCAATGGATGGAAAAGTTTGAATTCAATATCAGCATTCCGATCAGCCGCAAAACAAAGTTCGGAGTGAAAGGGCTGCTCACCCTCGTCTTACTGGTCGGGTGCAACAGGATGACAGGACTCAGCAGACTTGCAGGTGCGAACTCCCGAGTGAGAAACATGGACTCGTAGCCTTCGTCGAATCCCATCGTTCAGCACGCTCGTTGGAAGTAGCAGACTTCAACCAAGTTCTCTCCGCGGTTCAAGACGAGTGTATCCGGCGGGGGATCAGGAACCAGCCAAACCAAGTCGATTGTTCCCTCACGTTCCATCAAAATGAATCGGCGATCCAAATCGCTCTGCCCGCGAATTTCACGCATGGGCCTATGTCAAAACGCGGCCCGGTCAAGCAAAACGTGTGTTTTGGCACACAACCCGCGATAGCCATACGGCTCTCAATGCGTCAACGCACGGATCGAGCAAGAACATCACGAGGATCCAATGTATCCCTCACAATCGATGGAAACGGACTGACCAAACCGGAGATGGACCAAGGCTTTTTGAGTTGATCCACCTACCTGATAACCAAACATGGGTCACACCTTTGTGTCCTACAGTTCACGTGCCCCAGCAGGCGAATCTGCCCTATCGATCGCAATAACATCGAAACTGACATGACCATCAATATACTTCACGTCGAAGATCGAAAAGAGGAAGCCCAGTTCATCCAAATGATGCTGGGCAGGTCTCCTGACTTTGAAGTGTCGGTCACGCAGGCCGAATCATTGGCCATGGCGCTCTCCGAACTGGCAATCTCCAACTTCGACCTCGTGCTTCTCGATCTCGGACTGCCCGACAATGTCGGAGTCGAAGCCGTCGAGACGATACGCAATCATTCACCCCACGTCCCCATTTTCATTCTGAGTGGTGACGAGCGGCAAACAACTGCGATCGCAGCGATCCAAGCAGGCGCACAGGACTACTTGCCCAAACAACACATGGTGGGACAGGTCCTCGCAAGAATGACTCAGCTTTCCATTGCAAGACAGAAGCGTCTGCGGCAAGCGGAAGAAGACTCGCTCACCGACGGACTCACGCAACTTGGCAATCGTCGTGCGAGCGACATTGCCTTCGAGCAGCGACGAACAAGACTTGGAAATGATCACGTCATGTTTGGTTTGGTCGTCGTCGACATCGATCGATTCAAAGCAATCAACGATTTGTACGGGCACGATGAGGGCGACCAAGTCATCCAACGTGTTGCAAACCAACTCTCGCAAGCATCCGATGAGCAGTGGGATCTACACCGCCATGGCGGAGAGGAGTTCACCGTTTTGTTCCCGGTCGAAGACCTGAAAGAACTATCAGCGATTGCGAGTCGACTACAAGCTTCCTGTACTTTCTCACACGGCCCTCAGGATCTGATCAAAATTTCAGTGAGCTGCGGAGTCACCGCCGTTCACAGCGACGACACTTTCCGAACCGCCTTCAAACGTGCCGACGCTGCACTTTACGCGTCCAAGGGACGTGGTCGATGTTGCAGTAGTGTCCACGACGGACAATCCATTCACCCAATCCTCATTCACACTGACTTCCCTTCGTCCCTCGCCATTCACGTGCCCTGCGTGAAAGCTAACTCGCCCAACTGAGCGAGATCATTGACTTCAGAGTTGCCACTGTCGGAATTCCAATTGTGGCCAAGTCCCTTTAATTCGCAACCGCTTGAACGGCGAACTCGACAAGCGGAGCAGGGTCCTTCAATGAGTGCGGGTGATGCCCCAATCCGGGTCGACGGAATTCTCGGACTTGGCCGCCGAATTCTCGGTAGCGTCGGACTAACACATCACTGTTCTCACTCGGCGGAACGACGTTGTCCTGTTCGTTGATCATGGCGAAAATGGGCACTCCCGCTTTGGCAAGTCCAGCCAAACGATGCAGCGGTCCATCTTCCATCGACTTTGATTCTTCTTCGGTGATTTGATAGGCATCCAAACACGTCTTCCATGCTCGAGGCGCGCCGATGCCGTCTCCTTTGCCACCTGGCCACGAACGAATGTCCATGACCGCGTTGTCGACATAGATGCCGCTGACCTGGTCCGGGTTGGCGGATGCCCACCGCATCACAATCAACCCGCCACGACTCATCCCTTCCAACAACGGCTTGGGATTCAAACCGATCTGCTGGCTGAGTTTGTAAAACTGATCCCAACGCTTGAGCGCGGTTTCGTTGCCAAACAAATCTGCGACGTCGCAGTAACCGACGTGCCACCCCTGATTCAACAAAGCCACGTCGAGTTGCGGTTCGTGGCCCCAAAACCGAGCCCGCCAAATCCATGGTGCATTCTCGGCGGACGTCGCAGGGCTGACCAACTTACAAGCCACTCCGTCCAGCTTGAATTCACGTTGAACAAACCCATGGAAATCGCTGACGGAAACTTGGACACCAGGTTGATTTTCAAGTTGACCAGCGGGAGTGTCCTCCGCCACCGCAACAGATGCCGGCTGATTGGAACCCACCGATTCGTCGCCAACCACCACAACCGGCGAAACGATGCTGAGAACGAACACCAGCCAGAACGGATGGAACAGGCAAAAGCAGACTGGGTTGATCATGTTCGGCAACGAAGGCGGGAGCGAGGAAAGACTTGGGTGGTCAGCGACAGCAGGAATGGTCCGGAGGGATGGAAAACAAATTTGATTCCACCGTTCCCTTCCACACGAAGATACACAAACCATCGCCGGGTGTCCGTCGCCCCCGACCAGATTGGATGATGAAGACAAGCGTCACTGCGTCGTGGTCGAGGGCGGGCATTTCCTCGCTGGGATCCCTGGAGATCAGAGCGATCCGAAAATGCATTGACATCTCTTGCCACGCGGCCAACACTGGTCATGTCAACCGTTGAACCGAACTCCGGAACAGGTCGTTGGCGTTCAAGCCTCCTCCACCCAATGCATTGGCAGATTCCATGACGACCGAAAGATTCCGCCCCCGCCTCCACTGCTTGGCTCTCCTCGCGATTGGGCTGCATGCGATTCCGGTTGTCGCACAGGATTGGCCCTCAATCCGAGGACCGCAGTATGACGGATCAGCCGCCTCAGGCGACCAGGATTTGGCGGAAGGCCCACTGCAATTGAAGGTGGTTTGGAAGCAACCCATCGGCAGCGGTTATTCCGGTGTCGTGAAATCAGGCGAACGTTTGGTCTCGGCGATGGCGGACGTGGCGGCTGACCAAGAGTACGTGGTCGCCATGTCGGCAAAGACCGGCGAGACACTCTGGAAAACTCCGACCGGGAAGGTGATGAAGGGAGCGAACGGATCGTTCGACGGCCCTGTGTCTACCCCAGCCGTCGATGACACTCAGGCATATCATCTTTCACCGTTTGGCATTCTGGCTGCTTATGACCTGACGGACGGGAGCATCGCTTGGCAGCATGATTTAAAGAAGGAGTATTCTGTCGAACCAAACTTTTATGGATTTGGAACTTCACCGATTGTTCATGATGGAGTGCTAATCATTCCAGTCGGATCGCCCGAAGGGGCTGTGATGGGATTTGATACGAAGACGGGCCAAGTGGCTTGGAAAGTGGGACAGGACCAAGCCGCGTTTCAGTCGGCCGTCTTGATGGAGCTAGCAGGAGAAACCACCGTTCTCGTCGCTTGCAACACAACTTTGTTTGCGATCGCACCTGCAACCGGAAAGGTCATTTGGTCTCGGCCTCACGGCGGTGCCTCGGGTGAACCGGTGGCCGCAGTCGTGCCTGTTCCGCTGCCGGGCGACGGGCTGTTCTTGAACGACAGTCGTGATGGATCGACAGGCTTGAATCTTCATGCGGACAGCGCGTCGGAGCGTTGGTCAGGACGCACCATTCGCAACACGTACTGCGTGCCGGTGATGTCGGGCGGGCTGCTGTGTTCGTACTCGTCTCGTTTTCTGGTCGCCGTGGATCCCGAGACCGGCGATCAGGTCTGGAGAACTCGGTCGCCGAGCAACGGCTTTCTCGCGACGGTTGCCGGACGCTTGGTGGTGGCAACGCTGGACGGAACGTTGCATGTTGGCGATGTCACGGAAGACGGGTTCGACGAAGCGGCTCAAACGCGAGTGTTCAAGACAGGCGACACCGATTCGGACGGGCTGATGTGGAGCCTGCCATCGATCGCCGGTCGTTCGATTTACCTGCGAAGTCTCGGTGCAATCGCGAGAATCGATCTCGAATCTGGCCAACAACTTCAAACGGCATCTTCCGATGAACCCAAACTTGGGCCTGACTTCGCCGCGTTCATCCAGAGTGTGGAGTCCTCGGACGACAAACAAACCACGGTCGACGAGTACTTGCGTGGGAAGTCTCTGCCCCTGATCGAAGACGACTTCGTCCACTTCATTCTTCAAGGGGACTACAAAGACGTTGCCGTGGCAAGCGAACTGTTTGGTGTACGCCAAGAACGAGCCATGCAGCGAATGCAAGGAACCGACCTGTTTTACTTTGGGGTTCAAGTTCCTGAGACAACGCGACTTTCTTACGTCTTCTTTGCCGACTACCAACCACTGGTTGACCCAACCTCGGATCAACAGTTCACGAGTGGTTTAGTCGCGGGCGAAATGGAACCGATCTTCCGAAAACCAAGCTCCTCGCTGCAGCTTTCTTGGTTTGACAAAGGCAACCTCACCGAGGACTTGGTGATCGATGTTGACCAACCGAACTCGGATATCTCGGGAAAAATCGTCGAAACACGGCTGGACAGTGCTGCGTTGAAAGAGAGCGTTGAACTTTCGATCTACTTGCCACCTGGATACGTCGAAAGCGAACAAAGTGCCCCAGAGAAAACCTACCCGGTTGTGTTCGTGCACGACGGCAACGGTGCAATGGATAGCGGCAATCAGGCGTCGATTGTCGATCAGTTGATTCAGTCGAAAACCATTCATCCCGTCGTCGTCGTGTTCATCGACAAACGCTTCTACCCGATGCAAGGGGCATCCGGCTATCCGGAGTTCTTCGCGAAAGAATTGCTCCCGATGATCGACCGTGAATACCGCATCTCTGCGAACCGCGACGACCGCGCCAGCCTGAGTGGCGGGTTCGGTGCGACGCTCGCGTTGATGGCGACTCTCCCGGTGAGCGACCAAATTGGCGTGATCGGATGCCATTCTCCGTTTGCCTTTGAAATGTTGCACCCGATGGTGTCACAGCTTTCCAAACTGCCCAACGACCGTTGTCAAATCTTGGTGCAGTGGAGTCGGCATGAGTTTCGGAACCCGTCGGAAAACTGGAACATGGGCGATCAAGCACAAATTGTCGCAAAAATTTTGGCGGACGGTGGCCACGAAGTCACCTCCGAGGGAATCGGCACGGGCAGCGATTGGGTGAGCTGGCGAACCCAATCCGTTCGAATGTGGCAACACTTGCTTGGTCAATAGCCGTTGACTTTGTGGTCGCGCTCCCAAACACTTGTCATTGTTCACAGTTTCGTTTGACAAATTTGGCGGGTGGTGAGAGTGACGAATCCAAAAATCGGTGGCAAGCCAGCCTTGATGCTGACGAGTTGCGACGCGATGGAGGTCAGTGACCAAGAGCGAATCGCGTGCGGGCTGCACATCGCCTCCCGCAGTCTGTCATCGGCCATGGCCGCGGCGGTCGCTCCGCATGGGCTCAGCGGAATGGAAGCGAACCTGCTTCTCAAATTGGACAAAGGTTTGAATTCGCCTTCGGAGATCGCTACTTACCTTGGGATCGACGCCTCCAATCTCTCGCGTTTGATGCGCAAGATGCAAAATGCCGAATTGATTCGGCGGGAAGTGGACGCCACCAATCGCTCTCGGGTCATCATTGAACTGACCGCGAAAGGCAAACGACTCACGAAGAAGATCAAGCCAGATGTTCGCGAAATGGAAAAGAGCGTGATGTCGGTGCTGACAGCCAAGGAACTGACGACGCTTCAGAAGATCCTGATGAAAATGTGTGTCAGCGTGATCGAGGCCTGAATGCCCGCGTTGGTCGATCACTGGCTCAATTCCGCAAATCTTCTGTGTTTGATGCAACCCTTACAAGCAGAAAGGTCGATGAACGAGACAACGTCTTCTTGTTTGGGCAAGTCATTCCGATGGGTAGCCGCTAGCACCACCGCGCCGTCCACTGTTTGACAGTGCTAGCTCTGACCGTCATTGGTTCAGGATCTGCTCCCAACGCACGAGCTGAAACCGACGGTCTGGTCGCAGAGCCCTCCGCCGTTTCAACAACCTTCGCCCCCGTCGAAGACAGTGTCAGTCAGAGTGATTTGTCTGACGCCATCACGTGAATTCGCGAATTGGAAACGATCGTCGCGGACATGCAGGCCGAGTCGGCGAGTGCGGCCATACCAGCAACGGTCGACGGGACAGCCTCCCAACACGTGCCGTTCACGGATCGATCCACGCACGATGGAATCTATGATTCCGGCTGGACATGGCGTCCCCGCAACCCTCAGGAATCGCCTTTTGAGTTGACCGTTGGATTGCACAACCAGTTTCGCTACACGGGCTTCTCTCGTGAGGAAGCCTCGTCGGTCGACGCTGCCGGAAACATTCGCGAGATCAACAACCGGAACGACTTCAACATCAACCGAGGTCGGTTGGTGTTTTCCGGGTATGCGTTTGACGAGGACCTGCGGTTCTATTCCAACATCGACTACAGCACCGTCACCTCCAATCCCATCCAATTGCTGTTGGGATGGATTTCGTTTCGGATGTCCGATCGGTTATCGATCTACCTTGGGCTTGGCAAACTGCCAGGAACCTGGGAATGGACGGAAACATCTCGGTACACGCTCGGTGCCGACCGAACGATGGCGACGACATTCTTTCGACCGTCCATCACAGCGGGCATATGGGCCAAAGGCAAACTGACCGACGACATCTCGTATCACGTGCTGGTCGGGAACGGATACAACACGCTGTCACTGCAAGCATCCGAACTCGACACGCAACTCGCCTATTCCGCCCTCTCGTGGTGGGAACCATTGGAGGAGTTCGGGCCCGGTTTCTCAGACATCGAGAACCACCCGTCACTGGCATTCCGGTTGGGACATGGACTGACTCAAACCAGAAACGCCAGCAGCAGCAACGCTGACCCCGCGGCCGAGCAAACCGTCATTCGACTCAGCGACGGAACTCGCCTGATCGAACCCAATGCGATCGCTCCCGGGGTGACGGTGAATGCCTTTGATATCTGGTTGTACTCCGCTCACTTTGGAATCAAACGGCGAGGATTCAGCTTCAGCAGCGAAGTGTTCCTAAGGTGGCTTCGCAACATCGAAGGCGACACCGGCACCGGGCTACCGTCACAGTTTGACCAAGGGTTCTTCGTTCAGAGCGGCGTGTTTGTGATTCCACAAACGCTGGAACTGTTTGCACGTGGATCCCAGGTGAACGGGGAGTACGGCAGCGGCGACGAAATTTCGGCTGGGTTCAACTGGTACTTGTTCAACAAGCGATCCGCTCGATTCACGTTCGACGTGACTTCCATCGACGATTCACCCGCACAGCAATCGCGAACGGGTTATGTCGCAGGAGAAAGCGGCACCCTTTTCCGGTCCCAGTTGTGGACCTTCTTTTGAGCCGCAAAGCTTCGTCGTAGTGGGTGAACGGCGACCTTTTCAGGTGTTCGCCTGTTTGTGCCTGGGAATCATGGCGAACGCCAGTGGTTCACCTTCCAATCAGTACGCCAAATTGCCACCAAACTCAGGAACGCGGTCGGCTTTCACGAGGTCGGCCCATTGATTCAATCTTCCACGAGACATTTCCCAAAACTCTTCGCACAGTTCGAAGTACTCCAGAACCACGTTCTTTTGCCCCACCTCCAGCAATGCTTTCGCCAAAACCATGTTGGGCCCGAACGATTTCAACTGAGGAGAACCTGGCGTTTGGCCGGCCCGAAGCAGATACGATTTCGCTTCTTCCACGTCGCCGTTGAAGAGTGCCACGCGGCCCAGGATCAAATTCCCATGATGGAGATGGTTCCCTCGATTTCGTCCGGACTCAGCGACTTGGAGCATCTCCTTGGCATAGGTTGCTGCCGCGTCGATGTCCCCGGCTTCGAAGGCAACCTTGGCCAAACTTTGCAGTAGAAACTCTTGCTCCATTGGCCCCGAGAGTCGATAAGCGGATTGGTACTCGCCAAACGATTTGATTGCAAGGTCCTTCCGTTCGGGCCCCTCGGAAAGCGAGATCATTCCCAAGGAATACAATTGGCCCACAGCGGAAGACCACTCGGGATCATTTGGAGCCAATCGTTTGCCTCTCTGCAACAACGTTTCTGACAAATCACGATCGTGAAGCAAAAAGTAACGTGCAGCATGGCGAAGAACCGCTGGACTTTCAGGCAAATCATCCGTTGTCTTGATCCAAGCCTTCTTCGCTGTGTCATAAGCATCCGGTTGCAAGATTCGGTCGATTGTGACAAAGGGCGTCCCCATGATCTCGGCCTCCGGTGCATTCTCAATCAACCACAGCACGTGTCGCTGATGCGTTTCCTCTGCACCAGGCTGCTCACGCCGGCAGAGAAAGTAATACCCTAATAGCTTGGTTCGAGAATCAATGTCCGCCGGTTGGTCAGCCACCTTCTTTTCGAGCTCAGCGACCTCTTCCGGTGTCAATCGCCGACCCTGCATTGCCAATTTTTGAACATCCGACGCCATCCCCACCACTCCCATCTCACTCACAAGAAATCTGTTTGCGGCTTACCTGATCTGCTGCATCCTACTGAGGCGGGGAAAGCTTCGCGACAACGAGATACATCACCGGGGCCAGAATCAATACGACGAGGGTGCTGAGTGCAAGCCCGAAGGTGAGGCTGGTTGCCATCGGCGAAACCACTTGGGCTTCCTTGGATCGCTCCAGCAGAATCGGCATCATTCCGGCGCATGTGGTCACCGACGTCAGCAAAACGGCTCGAAAGCGTCGTCGTCCGCCGTCGATGATCGCTTCGTGAAGCGGCAAGCCATCGGCCACACGACGATTGATAAAGTCGACCAGCACAATCGAGTCGTTCACAACCACTCCAGCGAGTGCCACGATTCCAAAGATGCTGAACAACGTCAGATCGATGTTCATCACGATGTGACCGAAGATGGCTCCGATGAAACCAAACGGAATGATCGAAAGGATTAGAATCGCTTGCCAACTCGAATTGAACTGGATTGTCAGCAACAGGAACATCGCTCCCAAAACGAACACAAACCCCACCACCAAACTATTGACCGTCTCATCGGTCTGCTCCTGTTGTCCGCCCCACTGCAACTGAACTCCAGGAAACTCCTTTCGGAATTCCGGAACGAAGTTCGCTTTGAGATCGGAGACGACATTGAACGCATTGCCGCGAGTTTCGTCGACATCGGCCACCACTGAAATGCTACGCATTTGGTTGACCCGACTAATCTCGGAGTACCCCCGTTGCACATCGACTTTGACAATTTCGTTGAGGGGCCTCTCCATACGATCCGTGCCTCGAACGCGAATGTCGTTGAAGCTGACCAATGTGTTGCGATCCTCACGAGGGTAGCGAACTCGCAGGGGCACTTCATGGCGTCCCCGCTGCAATCGCATGACCTCTTCACCGTAGTAAGATGCTCGGACGGTCCCCGCTACATCGGCCAGCGAAACGCCCATCGCTTTCGCATCGTCGCGAACCTTGATGCGGTATTCCCATTTGCCTTGGCGTGTGTCCGTTGCGATGTCAGAGACATAGGGGTACTCACCCAGCTTTGCCTTGCATCGCTCGATCGCGGCGTCCAGCATCGCCAGGTTCTCACCGGTCGCCATCAACCTCAGCTCGATGGGCAGAGATGCAGGTCCACGGGGCGTCGCGCCAAAAGCAACGGCTTCGGCTCCAGGAAATCGCCCTGATTCCTCACGCCACATCCGCACAATGTCATCGCTTGATACCGTTCGTTCACCGATGTCGTTGAGCTGGATGAACAGACCGCCGACGTGACCGGCAACGCTGCTGCCTACCTCATCGCCCGACGAGCCAACGGTTCGTTGAACCGCTTGAACAAACCCACCAGGATCAGCCGTCATCTTTTCGTCGATCGAACGCTGATTGACTTTCCAGATCGCGTCTTCCAAGCGTTTTGTGGCCGCGTTGGTGATTTCCACCGGCGTTCCGTCAGGGTAGGTCACCTGCACGGTGATGAAACCAAAGTCGATCTTGGGCAGCAGCAAGAACGGAACCATGCCCGACCGAACGACTCCCACCGACAAGATCAACAGACCGGCAAGCGTCGACAGTACAACGGCCGGGTTCCTGAGCGACCACCCCAAGATCGGTGTGTAGATCCGATCAATGCATTTGGTCAAAAGCTTCGACATCCCCGAGTTTGCTTTTTGAAGCAACCACGCCAATGGACGCAAAGGCATCAACAAATACGTCACCACATCCAAGAATCGACTGCGTTTGTGCGAGAGGTGCGATGGCAGGATGGTCAAACTTTCGAACATCGAGACGATCAACATTGCACCGACACACATCGGTAAAACGACGGTCAATCGTTTGATTCGGCCTTCCATGTACATGATCGGCGCGAACGCAATCACCGTCGTTAGAATCGCGGTGATCACGGACGGCATCACCTCATACGCCCCGTCGATGGCAGCTTGGTGATAGCTCTTTCCCATTTCGCGATGCGCATAGATGTTCTCGCCAACCACGATCGCGTCATCGACGACAGTCCCCAACGCGATCAAGAACGCGAACATGGAAGTCATGTTGAGTGTATGTCCGCCGAAGTGCATGTAGATGCATGCGCCCAACAACGAAATGGGAATGCCGAGCATCACCCACCACGCCAATCGCATTTCCAGGAACAAAGCCAGGACGATAAAAACGAGAACCAAGCCCATCCAAGCGTTCT harbors:
- a CDS encoding diguanylate cyclase translates to MTINILHVEDRKEEAQFIQMMLGRSPDFEVSVTQAESLAMALSELAISNFDLVLLDLGLPDNVGVEAVETIRNHSPHVPIFILSGDERQTTAIAAIQAGAQDYLPKQHMVGQVLARMTQLSIARQKRLRQAEEDSLTDGLTQLGNRRASDIAFEQRRTRLGNDHVMFGLVVVDIDRFKAINDLYGHDEGDQVIQRVANQLSQASDEQWDLHRHGGEEFTVLFPVEDLKELSAIASRLQASCTFSHGPQDLIKISVSCGVTAVHSDDTFRTAFKRADAALYASKGRGRCCSSVHDGQSIHPILIHTDFPSSLAIHVPCVKANSPN
- a CDS encoding alpha/beta fold hydrolase, which translates into the protein MINPVCFCLFHPFWLVFVLSIVSPVVVVGDESVGSNQPASVAVAEDTPAGQLENQPGVQVSVSDFHGFVQREFKLDGVACKLVSPATSAENAPWIWRARFWGHEPQLDVALLNQGWHVGYCDVADLFGNETALKRWDQFYKLSQQIGLNPKPLLEGMSRGGLIVMRWASANPDQVSGIYVDNAVMDIRSWPGGKGDGIGAPRAWKTCLDAYQITEEESKSMEDGPLHRLAGLAKAGVPIFAMINEQDNVVPPSENSDVLVRRYREFGGQVREFRRPGLGHHPHSLKDPAPLVEFAVQAVAN
- a CDS encoding RNA polymerase subunit sigma-24; this translates as MASDVQKLAMQGRRLTPEEVAELEKKVADQPADIDSRTKLLGYYFLCRREQPGAEETHQRHVLWLIENAPEAEIMGTPFVTIDRILQPDAYDTAKKAWIKTTDDLPESPAVLRHAARYFLLHDRDLSETLLQRGKRLAPNDPEWSSAVGQLYSLGMISLSEGPERKDLAIKSFGEYQSAYRLSGPMEQEFLLQSLAKVAFEAGDIDAAATYAKEMLQVAESGRNRGNHLHHGNLILGRVALFNGDVEEAKSYLLRAGQTPGSPQLKSFGPNMVLAKALLEVGQKNVVLEYFELCEEFWEMSRGRLNQWADLVKADRVPEFGGNLAY
- a CDS encoding MarR family winged helix-turn-helix transcriptional regulator; this translates as MTNPKIGGKPALMLTSCDAMEVSDQERIACGLHIASRSLSSAMAAAVAPHGLSGMEANLLLKLDKGLNSPSEIATYLGIDASNLSRLMRKMQNAELIRREVDATNRSRVIIELTAKGKRLTKKIKPDVREMEKSVMSVLTAKELTTLQKILMKMCVSVIEA
- a CDS encoding outer membrane protein assembly factor BamB family protein is translated as MTTERFRPRLHCLALLAIGLHAIPVVAQDWPSIRGPQYDGSAASGDQDLAEGPLQLKVVWKQPIGSGYSGVVKSGERLVSAMADVAADQEYVVAMSAKTGETLWKTPTGKVMKGANGSFDGPVSTPAVDDTQAYHLSPFGILAAYDLTDGSIAWQHDLKKEYSVEPNFYGFGTSPIVHDGVLIIPVGSPEGAVMGFDTKTGQVAWKVGQDQAAFQSAVLMELAGETTVLVACNTTLFAIAPATGKVIWSRPHGGASGEPVAAVVPVPLPGDGLFLNDSRDGSTGLNLHADSASERWSGRTIRNTYCVPVMSGGLLCSYSSRFLVAVDPETGDQVWRTRSPSNGFLATVAGRLVVATLDGTLHVGDVTEDGFDEAAQTRVFKTGDTDSDGLMWSLPSIAGRSIYLRSLGAIARIDLESGQQLQTASSDEPKLGPDFAAFIQSVESSDDKQTTVDEYLRGKSLPLIEDDFVHFILQGDYKDVAVASELFGVRQERAMQRMQGTDLFYFGVQVPETTRLSYVFFADYQPLVDPTSDQQFTSGLVAGEMEPIFRKPSSSLQLSWFDKGNLTEDLVIDVDQPNSDISGKIVETRLDSAALKESVELSIYLPPGYVESEQSAPEKTYPVVFVHDGNGAMDSGNQASIVDQLIQSKTIHPVVVVFIDKRFYPMQGASGYPEFFAKELLPMIDREYRISANRDDRASLSGGFGATLALMATLPVSDQIGVIGCHSPFAFEMLHPMVSQLSKLPNDRCQILVQWSRHEFRNPSENWNMGDQAQIVAKILADGGHEVTSEGIGTGSDWVSWRTQSVRMWQHLLGQ
- a CDS encoding OprO/OprP family phosphate-selective porin; translation: METIVADMQAESASAAIPATVDGTASQHVPFTDRSTHDGIYDSGWTWRPRNPQESPFELTVGLHNQFRYTGFSREEASSVDAAGNIREINNRNDFNINRGRLVFSGYAFDEDLRFYSNIDYSTVTSNPIQLLLGWISFRMSDRLSIYLGLGKLPGTWEWTETSRYTLGADRTMATTFFRPSITAGIWAKGKLTDDISYHVLVGNGYNTLSLQASELDTQLAYSALSWWEPLEEFGPGFSDIENHPSLAFRLGHGLTQTRNASSSNADPAAEQTVIRLSDGTRLIEPNAIAPGVTVNAFDIWLYSAHFGIKRRGFSFSSEVFLRWLRNIEGDTGTGLPSQFDQGFFVQSGVFVIPQTLELFARGSQVNGEYGSGDEISAGFNWYLFNKRSARFTFDVTSIDDSPAQQSRTGYVAGESGTLFRSQLWTFF